One Lepisosteus oculatus isolate fLepOcu1 chromosome 13, fLepOcu1.hap2, whole genome shotgun sequence genomic region harbors:
- the p2ry1 gene encoding P2Y purinoceptor 1 isoform X2 — MTAELNLTSLFNISEIDPHSKGCSLTKTGFQFYYLPTVYIIVFVTGLIGNSVAIWMFIFHMKPWSSISVYMFNLALADFFYVLSLPILIFYYFNKTDWIFGDVMCKLQRFIFHVNLYGSILFLTCISVHRYTGVVHPLKSLGRLKKRNAIYTSALVWFIVVGGISPILYYSRTGLKKNATTCYDTTTEDELPSYFIYSMCTTVFGFCIPFMIILGCYGLIAKSLICNEMNNAPLRKKSIHLVIIVLAVFAVSYLPFHVMKNLNLRARLYFQSPEMCDFNNKVYATYQVTRGVASLNSCVDPILYFLAGDTFRRRLSRATRKASKKSDNTLQSKSEETAINILSECTENGDTRL, encoded by the coding sequence ATGACTGCTGAGTTAAACTTGACTTCACTTTTCAATATTTCTGAAATAGATCCCCATAGCAAAGGATGTTCGCTGACGAAGACTGGCTTTCAGTTTTACTACCTTCCCACTGTCTACATCATAGTGTTCGTGACCGGACTCATAGGGAACAGCGTGGCCATATGGATGTTCATCTTTCACATGAAGCCGTGGAGCAGCATCTCGGTCTACATGTTCAACCTCGCGCTGGCGGATTTCTTCTACGTGCTTTCCCTTCCCATCCTGATCTTTTACTATTTCAACAAGACGGACTGGATCTTCGGGGATGTCATGTGCAAACTGCAGCGCTTCATTTTCCACGTGAACCTGTATGGGAGCATCCTGTTCTTGACCTGCATCAGCGTCCACCGGTACACCGGGGTGGTCCACCCTCTGAAGTCGCTGGGGCGGCTGAAGAAGAGGAACGCGATCTACACCAGCGCGCTGGTGTGGTTCATTGTGGTGGGCGGCATCTCGCCGATACTTTACTACTCCCGGACCGGCTTGAAGAAAAACGCCACCACCTGCTATGACACCACTACTGAAGACGAGCTGCCCAGCTACTTCATCTACAGCATGTGCACGACCGTGTTCGGGTTCTGCATTCCCTTCATGATTATCCTGGGCTGTTACGGACTGATAGCGAAGTCGCTCATCTGCAACGAGATGAACAACGCGCCGCTCAGGAAGAAATCCATCCACCTCGTCATCATCGTATTGGCCGTGTTCGCCGTGTCCTATCTCCCGTTTCACGTGATGAAGAATTTGAATCTGCGAGCCCGGCTGTACTTTCAGAGCCCCGAGATGTGTGACTTCAATAACAAGGTGTACGCCACCTACCAGGTGACTCGGGGAGTCGCCAGCCTGAACAGCTGTGTGGATCCTATCTTGTACTTCTTGGCCGGGGACACGTTCAGACGGCGGTTGTCTCGGGCCACAAGGAAAGCCTCCAAAAAAAGTGATAATACCCTTCAGTCCAAAAGCGAAGAAACTGCCATCAACATTCTGTCGGAATGCACTGAAAACGGAGATACGCGCCTTTGA
- the p2ry1 gene encoding P2Y purinoceptor 1 isoform X1 has translation MCSEQSKFPHLPFTDNMTAELNLTSLFNISEIDPHSKGCSLTKTGFQFYYLPTVYIIVFVTGLIGNSVAIWMFIFHMKPWSSISVYMFNLALADFFYVLSLPILIFYYFNKTDWIFGDVMCKLQRFIFHVNLYGSILFLTCISVHRYTGVVHPLKSLGRLKKRNAIYTSALVWFIVVGGISPILYYSRTGLKKNATTCYDTTTEDELPSYFIYSMCTTVFGFCIPFMIILGCYGLIAKSLICNEMNNAPLRKKSIHLVIIVLAVFAVSYLPFHVMKNLNLRARLYFQSPEMCDFNNKVYATYQVTRGVASLNSCVDPILYFLAGDTFRRRLSRATRKASKKSDNTLQSKSEETAINILSECTENGDTRL, from the exons ATGTGCTCGGAGCAAAGCAAG TTCCCTCACCTGCCTTTTACAGACAACATGACTGCTGAGTTAAACTTGACTTCACTTTTCAATATTTCTGAAATAGATCCCCATAGCAAAGGATGTTCGCTGACGAAGACTGGCTTTCAGTTTTACTACCTTCCCACTGTCTACATCATAGTGTTCGTGACCGGACTCATAGGGAACAGCGTGGCCATATGGATGTTCATCTTTCACATGAAGCCGTGGAGCAGCATCTCGGTCTACATGTTCAACCTCGCGCTGGCGGATTTCTTCTACGTGCTTTCCCTTCCCATCCTGATCTTTTACTATTTCAACAAGACGGACTGGATCTTCGGGGATGTCATGTGCAAACTGCAGCGCTTCATTTTCCACGTGAACCTGTATGGGAGCATCCTGTTCTTGACCTGCATCAGCGTCCACCGGTACACCGGGGTGGTCCACCCTCTGAAGTCGCTGGGGCGGCTGAAGAAGAGGAACGCGATCTACACCAGCGCGCTGGTGTGGTTCATTGTGGTGGGCGGCATCTCGCCGATACTTTACTACTCCCGGACCGGCTTGAAGAAAAACGCCACCACCTGCTATGACACCACTACTGAAGACGAGCTGCCCAGCTACTTCATCTACAGCATGTGCACGACCGTGTTCGGGTTCTGCATTCCCTTCATGATTATCCTGGGCTGTTACGGACTGATAGCGAAGTCGCTCATCTGCAACGAGATGAACAACGCGCCGCTCAGGAAGAAATCCATCCACCTCGTCATCATCGTATTGGCCGTGTTCGCCGTGTCCTATCTCCCGTTTCACGTGATGAAGAATTTGAATCTGCGAGCCCGGCTGTACTTTCAGAGCCCCGAGATGTGTGACTTCAATAACAAGGTGTACGCCACCTACCAGGTGACTCGGGGAGTCGCCAGCCTGAACAGCTGTGTGGATCCTATCTTGTACTTCTTGGCCGGGGACACGTTCAGACGGCGGTTGTCTCGGGCCACAAGGAAAGCCTCCAAAAAAAGTGATAATACCCTTCAGTCCAAAAGCGAAGAAACTGCCATCAACATTCTGTCGGAATGCACTGAAAACGGAGATACGCGCCTTTGA
- the p2ry1 gene encoding P2Y purinoceptor 1 isoform X4, whose amino-acid sequence MFIFHMKPWSSISVYMFNLALADFFYVLSLPILIFYYFNKTDWIFGDVMCKLQRFIFHVNLYGSILFLTCISVHRYTGVVHPLKSLGRLKKRNAIYTSALVWFIVVGGISPILYYSRTGLKKNATTCYDTTTEDELPSYFIYSMCTTVFGFCIPFMIILGCYGLIAKSLICNEMNNAPLRKKSIHLVIIVLAVFAVSYLPFHVMKNLNLRARLYFQSPEMCDFNNKVYATYQVTRGVASLNSCVDPILYFLAGDTFRRRLSRATRKASKKSDNTLQSKSEETAINILSECTENGDTRL is encoded by the coding sequence ATGTTCATCTTTCACATGAAGCCGTGGAGCAGCATCTCGGTCTACATGTTCAACCTCGCGCTGGCGGATTTCTTCTACGTGCTTTCCCTTCCCATCCTGATCTTTTACTATTTCAACAAGACGGACTGGATCTTCGGGGATGTCATGTGCAAACTGCAGCGCTTCATTTTCCACGTGAACCTGTATGGGAGCATCCTGTTCTTGACCTGCATCAGCGTCCACCGGTACACCGGGGTGGTCCACCCTCTGAAGTCGCTGGGGCGGCTGAAGAAGAGGAACGCGATCTACACCAGCGCGCTGGTGTGGTTCATTGTGGTGGGCGGCATCTCGCCGATACTTTACTACTCCCGGACCGGCTTGAAGAAAAACGCCACCACCTGCTATGACACCACTACTGAAGACGAGCTGCCCAGCTACTTCATCTACAGCATGTGCACGACCGTGTTCGGGTTCTGCATTCCCTTCATGATTATCCTGGGCTGTTACGGACTGATAGCGAAGTCGCTCATCTGCAACGAGATGAACAACGCGCCGCTCAGGAAGAAATCCATCCACCTCGTCATCATCGTATTGGCCGTGTTCGCCGTGTCCTATCTCCCGTTTCACGTGATGAAGAATTTGAATCTGCGAGCCCGGCTGTACTTTCAGAGCCCCGAGATGTGTGACTTCAATAACAAGGTGTACGCCACCTACCAGGTGACTCGGGGAGTCGCCAGCCTGAACAGCTGTGTGGATCCTATCTTGTACTTCTTGGCCGGGGACACGTTCAGACGGCGGTTGTCTCGGGCCACAAGGAAAGCCTCCAAAAAAAGTGATAATACCCTTCAGTCCAAAAGCGAAGAAACTGCCATCAACATTCTGTCGGAATGCACTGAAAACGGAGATACGCGCCTTTGA
- the p2ry1 gene encoding P2Y purinoceptor 1 isoform X3, with amino-acid sequence MFNVLGAKQDPHSKGCSLTKTGFQFYYLPTVYIIVFVTGLIGNSVAIWMFIFHMKPWSSISVYMFNLALADFFYVLSLPILIFYYFNKTDWIFGDVMCKLQRFIFHVNLYGSILFLTCISVHRYTGVVHPLKSLGRLKKRNAIYTSALVWFIVVGGISPILYYSRTGLKKNATTCYDTTTEDELPSYFIYSMCTTVFGFCIPFMIILGCYGLIAKSLICNEMNNAPLRKKSIHLVIIVLAVFAVSYLPFHVMKNLNLRARLYFQSPEMCDFNNKVYATYQVTRGVASLNSCVDPILYFLAGDTFRRRLSRATRKASKKSDNTLQSKSEETAINILSECTENGDTRL; translated from the exons atgTTCAATGTGCTCGGAGCAAAGCAAG ATCCCCATAGCAAAGGATGTTCGCTGACGAAGACTGGCTTTCAGTTTTACTACCTTCCCACTGTCTACATCATAGTGTTCGTGACCGGACTCATAGGGAACAGCGTGGCCATATGGATGTTCATCTTTCACATGAAGCCGTGGAGCAGCATCTCGGTCTACATGTTCAACCTCGCGCTGGCGGATTTCTTCTACGTGCTTTCCCTTCCCATCCTGATCTTTTACTATTTCAACAAGACGGACTGGATCTTCGGGGATGTCATGTGCAAACTGCAGCGCTTCATTTTCCACGTGAACCTGTATGGGAGCATCCTGTTCTTGACCTGCATCAGCGTCCACCGGTACACCGGGGTGGTCCACCCTCTGAAGTCGCTGGGGCGGCTGAAGAAGAGGAACGCGATCTACACCAGCGCGCTGGTGTGGTTCATTGTGGTGGGCGGCATCTCGCCGATACTTTACTACTCCCGGACCGGCTTGAAGAAAAACGCCACCACCTGCTATGACACCACTACTGAAGACGAGCTGCCCAGCTACTTCATCTACAGCATGTGCACGACCGTGTTCGGGTTCTGCATTCCCTTCATGATTATCCTGGGCTGTTACGGACTGATAGCGAAGTCGCTCATCTGCAACGAGATGAACAACGCGCCGCTCAGGAAGAAATCCATCCACCTCGTCATCATCGTATTGGCCGTGTTCGCCGTGTCCTATCTCCCGTTTCACGTGATGAAGAATTTGAATCTGCGAGCCCGGCTGTACTTTCAGAGCCCCGAGATGTGTGACTTCAATAACAAGGTGTACGCCACCTACCAGGTGACTCGGGGAGTCGCCAGCCTGAACAGCTGTGTGGATCCTATCTTGTACTTCTTGGCCGGGGACACGTTCAGACGGCGGTTGTCTCGGGCCACAAGGAAAGCCTCCAAAAAAAGTGATAATACCCTTCAGTCCAAAAGCGAAGAAACTGCCATCAACATTCTGTCGGAATGCACTGAAAACGGAGATACGCGCCTTTGA